The Chryseobacterium suipulveris genome window below encodes:
- a CDS encoding 3-hydroxyacyl-CoA dehydrogenase NAD-binding domain-containing protein — protein sequence MNKIGIIGSGTMGIGIAQVASTAGCEVFLYDANPAQTEKALAGLKQTLDKLVAKLKISVEKSDQIFKQIKPCNQLSELKNCDFVIEAIIENKEIKTKLFGELEEVVSDYCVIASNTSSISITSLSAELKNPSRFIGIHFFNPAPLMPLVEVIPGLLTEKTLAKKLYSLMENWGKTPVIAKDVPGFIVNRIARPFYGEALRIAEENIATPEQIDDAMRTLGNFRMGPFELMDLIGIDINFAVTKTVYADYFYDPKYKPSLLQQRMAEAKLLGRKTGKGFYDYSTEKSQESRAKSQVEGAKSQEVEDPELYESIFNRIISMLINEAVEAKRLGIANDEDIELAMQKGVNYPKGLLQWGFDIGYGKISETLQKLYEEYQEERYRQSPLLRKLIMKN from the coding sequence ATGAACAAAATTGGGATTATCGGTTCCGGGACGATGGGGATCGGAATTGCGCAGGTTGCTTCCACCGCGGGTTGTGAAGTATTTCTGTACGACGCAAATCCGGCTCAGACGGAAAAAGCTTTAGCGGGTTTAAAACAAACTTTAGACAAATTAGTCGCTAAACTAAAGATTTCGGTTGAAAAAAGTGACCAAATTTTCAAACAAATAAAACCCTGCAATCAGCTGTCAGAACTGAAAAATTGCGATTTCGTCATTGAAGCCATTATCGAAAACAAAGAAATTAAAACTAAACTTTTCGGTGAACTGGAAGAGGTTGTTTCCGACTATTGCGTGATTGCGAGCAACACCTCTTCAATTTCCATCACTTCTCTTTCTGCGGAATTAAAAAATCCGTCGCGTTTTATCGGAATCCACTTTTTCAATCCGGCGCCGTTAATGCCTTTGGTTGAAGTTATTCCGGGACTTTTAACCGAAAAAACTTTAGCTAAAAAACTCTATTCATTAATGGAAAACTGGGGTAAAACTCCAGTAATTGCGAAGGATGTTCCGGGATTTATCGTCAACAGAATCGCTCGTCCTTTTTACGGTGAAGCACTGAGAATCGCCGAAGAGAATATCGCCACGCCTGAACAGATCGATGACGCGATGCGTACTTTGGGGAATTTCAGAATGGGACCGTTTGAACTGATGGACCTCATCGGAATCGACATCAACTTTGCGGTAACCAAAACCGTTTACGCCGATTATTTCTACGACCCAAAATATAAACCTTCCCTGCTCCAGCAAAGAATGGCTGAAGCGAAACTTTTAGGCAGAAAAACTGGGAAAGGGTTTTACGATTATTCCACTGAGAAGAGCCAAGAGTCAAGAGCCAAGAGCCAAGTTGAAGGAGCCAAGAGCCAAGAAGTTGAAGATCCGGAATTGTATGAAAGTATTTTCAACCGGATTATTTCAATGCTCATCAACGAAGCGGTGGAAGCAAAACGATTGGGAATCGCCAATGACGAAGATATCGAACTTGCAATGCAGAAAGGCGTGAACTATCCGAAAGGTCTGCTTCAGTGGGGATTCGACATTGGGTACGGAAAAATTTCTGAAACCCTGCAA
- a CDS encoding enoyl-CoA hydratase/isomerase family protein: MYTQLETESHFDGKLQIAFLNQPETYNSLNKLLLTELKNFVNECNQKETVRCIAISGRGKAFCSGQNLKDAMSLGNPEDDKVIQKIVTDYYNPLVEVMYNSKKPVVSLVNGPAVGAGAMLALICDICLATESSYFSQAFVNIGLIPDTGGTFWLPKLLGRQQANYLAFTGKKLSAVEAKQMGLIADVFENENFLVNAIGILEQISNQPTKAIALTKKAFNESYDNNLSQQLELEGILQQEAAESEDFREGVFAFLEKRKPKYRGK; the protein is encoded by the coding sequence ATGTACACCCAACTCGAAACCGAATCCCATTTTGACGGCAAACTCCAGATCGCTTTTCTAAACCAGCCGGAAACTTACAACAGCTTAAATAAACTGCTTCTTACCGAACTCAAGAATTTTGTGAACGAGTGCAACCAAAAGGAAACCGTTCGCTGCATCGCGATTTCGGGGCGTGGAAAAGCGTTTTGTTCAGGACAGAATCTGAAGGACGCGATGTCATTAGGAAATCCCGAAGACGACAAAGTCATCCAAAAAATAGTGACGGATTACTACAATCCTTTAGTTGAAGTAATGTACAACAGCAAAAAACCTGTCGTTTCTTTGGTCAATGGTCCCGCTGTTGGAGCCGGCGCGATGCTCGCCTTGATCTGCGACATTTGTCTTGCCACAGAATCTTCCTATTTTTCGCAGGCGTTTGTAAACATTGGATTGATTCCCGACACCGGCGGAACGTTCTGGCTGCCAAAACTTTTGGGTCGACAACAAGCGAATTATCTTGCATTCACCGGCAAAAAATTATCCGCCGTGGAAGCAAAACAGATGGGGTTGATTGCGGATGTTTTTGAAAATGAAAACTTTCTTGTGAACGCAATAGGAATTTTGGAACAGATTTCCAACCAACCGACAAAAGCGATTGCGCTGACAAAAAAAGCGTTCAACGAATCCTACGACAACAATCTTTCGCAGCAACTTGAGCTTGAAGGAATCCTTCAACAGGAAGCTGCGGAATCAGAGGATTTCAGGGAAGGTGTTTTTGCATTTCTCGAAAAAAGAAAACCGAAGTATCGAGGAAAGTAG
- the paaD gene encoding 1,2-phenylacetyl-CoA epoxidase subunit PaaD: MINNKENNIRDFAPFGGKGDLISLLSTIPDPEIPVINIVELGIVRGAEMISDSEAEIIITPTYSACPAMFNIEEDIIKLFNQNGIFAKVITKISPVWTTDWITDEAREKLRAYGITPPEKGADQDHLNVPKKCPRCGSENTSQISRFGSTLCKASYQCNDCLEPFDYFKCH, translated from the coding sequence ATGATTAATAATAAGGAGAATAATATTAGAGATTTTGCCCCCTTTGGGGGAAAGGGGGACCTTATCTCACTATTGTCAACAATTCCCGATCCCGAAATCCCGGTGATCAATATTGTGGAGCTGGGAATTGTGCGAGGTGCGGAAATGATTTCCGACAGCGAGGCCGAAATTATTATCACACCGACTTATTCGGCTTGTCCTGCAATGTTTAATATTGAGGAAGATATCATCAAACTTTTTAATCAAAACGGAATCTTTGCAAAAGTCATCACTAAAATATCACCTGTTTGGACAACCGACTGGATCACCGACGAAGCTCGCGAAAAACTGAGAGCTTACGGAATTACCCCACCCGAAAAAGGAGCAGATCAAGACCATTTAAACGTCCCGAAGAAATGCCCAAGATGTGGGTCAGAAAACACATCGCAAATCTCAAGATTTGGTTCCACCCTTTGCAAAGCGAGTTATCAGTGCAATGACTGCCTCGAACCTTTTGATTATTTTAAATGCCATTAA
- the paaC gene encoding 1,2-phenylacetyl-CoA epoxidase subunit PaaC, whose product MNPLYHYLLKLADDTLIFGQRLGELCGKGPYLEEDIALTNIALDYLGQSSNLFKYAAQVQNEGKTEDDLAFLRLEKEYLNCQLSELPNGDYAQTILKVYFFSVYQKLLYESLMKSSDEQLSAIAEKSLKEVKYHYTHASTWVKMFAGGTDESKTRVENAVENLWEYTAGIFAETEGELDLVKLDIVPDSKVLYENWKKEVSKDFNEFGIKIPESEFMQKGSRTGYHTEYFGYILCELQYMQRTYPDCVW is encoded by the coding sequence ATGAATCCACTATACCACTACCTACTCAAACTTGCCGACGATACTTTGATTTTTGGACAAAGACTGGGCGAACTCTGCGGAAAAGGTCCTTATCTGGAAGAAGATATCGCACTGACCAATATCGCACTCGATTATTTGGGACAGTCAAGCAACTTGTTTAAATATGCTGCTCAAGTTCAGAATGAGGGAAAAACTGAGGACGATCTGGCTTTTCTCCGTCTGGAAAAAGAATATTTGAACTGTCAACTTTCCGAACTTCCGAATGGCGATTATGCACAAACAATTTTGAAAGTTTACTTTTTTTCGGTTTACCAAAAACTGCTGTATGAAAGTTTAATGAAAAGCAGCGATGAACAGCTTTCCGCTATTGCCGAGAAATCTTTAAAAGAAGTAAAATACCATTACACCCACGCTTCAACCTGGGTGAAAATGTTTGCAGGCGGAACCGACGAAAGCAAAACCAGAGTGGAAAACGCCGTAGAAAACTTGTGGGAATATACTGCCGGAATCTTCGCGGAAACCGAAGGAGAACTGGATTTGGTGAAACTCGACATCGTGCCGGATTCGAAAGTGCTATACGAAAACTGGAAAAAGGAAGTTTCAAAAGACTTCAACGAATTTGGAATAAAAATTCCTGAAAGCGAATTTATGCAGAAAGGTTCCAGAACCGGTTATCATACGGAATATTTTGGCTACATTCTTTGCGAACTTCAGTATATGCAGCGGACTTATCCGGACTGTGTTTGGTAA
- the paaB gene encoding 1,2-phenylacetyl-CoA epoxidase subunit PaaB encodes MSNLEMWEVFIQTKPGLSHKHAGTVQAATAEMALQNARDVYTRRMEGTSIWVVPSKYMVTSEGVDKEAFFDPADDKLYRHPTFYEIPNDVKNM; translated from the coding sequence ATGAGCAACTTAGAAATGTGGGAAGTTTTCATCCAGACCAAACCGGGACTTTCGCACAAACACGCAGGAACAGTTCAGGCAGCAACCGCAGAAATGGCGCTGCAAAACGCGAGAGACGTTTACACCCGAAGAATGGAGGGAACCTCGATCTGGGTAGTTCCGAGCAAATATATGGTGACTTCCGAAGGAGTCGACAAGGAGGCGTTTTTCGATCCTGCGGACGACAAATTGTACCGCCACCCGACTTTCTACGAAATCCCGAATGATGTGAAGAATATGTAA
- the hutG gene encoding formimidoylglutamase codes for MPETAKIWNGRFDGDDPLSQRIFQKVSVETDYNTISPKDFVLHGFAVDEGVRRNKGRTGAKDAPDIIRKNSSNFPVISTDFTLKDFGNIRCENGDLEKAQNELAEKVALALEKKAKSVVFGGGHEVTFAHYSGIRKAFPDKKIGIINIDAHFDNRKPEDGKTGTSGTGFWQIAQEGEIHSLHIGIQKNSNTLQLFDTAHQYGMKYIMADEIFFENLPSIYQKIDELTSSVDLLYLTICMDVFNVCVAPGVSAIAYNGIFADASFMNFYRHILKSEKLCALDVAEVNPNFDIQERTARLAAALVNEWFMINS; via the coding sequence ATGCCTGAAACAGCAAAAATCTGGAACGGTCGATTCGACGGTGATGATCCATTAAGCCAAAGAATCTTTCAAAAAGTTTCTGTGGAAACTGATTACAATACTATTTCACCTAAAGATTTCGTTTTGCACGGATTTGCAGTGGATGAAGGAGTAAGACGAAATAAGGGACGAACCGGCGCAAAGGATGCTCCCGATATTATCCGAAAAAACAGCTCCAATTTTCCAGTAATCAGCACGGATTTTACTTTAAAGGATTTTGGAAATATCCGTTGTGAAAACGGCGATTTAGAAAAAGCGCAAAACGAACTGGCGGAAAAAGTTGCATTAGCATTAGAAAAAAAAGCAAAATCTGTAGTTTTCGGAGGAGGTCACGAAGTCACTTTCGCCCATTACTCTGGAATAAGGAAAGCTTTTCCTGACAAAAAAATCGGCATTATCAATATCGACGCACATTTTGACAACAGAAAACCTGAAGATGGAAAAACAGGAACATCAGGAACAGGGTTTTGGCAAATTGCTCAGGAAGGTGAAATTCATTCGCTCCATATCGGGATTCAGAAAAATTCTAATACCCTCCAATTATTCGATACTGCCCATCAATACGGGATGAAGTATATTATGGCGGATGAGATTTTCTTTGAGAACCTCCCTTCAATTTACCAAAAAATTGATGAGCTGACCAGTTCAGTCGATCTGCTCTACCTCACGATTTGCATGGATGTTTTCAATGTTTGTGTAGCTCCAGGCGTTTCTGCAATTGCCTATAACGGAATTTTCGCAGACGCTTCATTTATGAATTTCTACCGGCATATCCTGAAATCAGAAAAACTTTGCGCCCTCGATGTAGCGGAAGTCAACCCAAATTTCGATATCCAGGAAAGAACGGCTCGGCTTGCCGCAGCTTTGGTGAATGAATGGTTTATGATCAACTCTTAG
- the hutI gene encoding imidazolonepropionase gives MKLIGPFKQIVTLANLPLRGKLSDDQLEIIENGGILINSENKIEAVDNFEKLKSENPQLTDSPTLPLSDSIALPAFVDSHTHICFGGNRANDFAMRNAGKTYLEIAESGGGIWSSVQHTRNASEEELLKTTLERINFLISLGITTIEIKSGYGLDLENELKMLRVIKKAQTLTKATLVPTCLSAHLKPRDFEGTSKEFLDYILEHILPKVKEENLANRIDIFIEKSAFQPDESKEFLLKAKSLGFDITVHADQFTPGSSRIAVEVGAKSADHLEATTDEDLQFLAQSETVATALPGASLGLGEKFTPARKILDHNGILAIASDWNPGSAPMGNLITQASILATFEKLSTAEVLAGITFRSAFALGLEDRGKLEKGMKGDFVTFKTDNFQNVLYQQGSLKPEHIFINGEKIEI, from the coding sequence GTGAAACTAATCGGTCCCTTCAAACAAATCGTCACTTTAGCCAACCTCCCGCTACGCGGAAAACTATCCGACGACCAACTCGAAATCATCGAAAACGGCGGCATCCTCATCAACTCAGAAAATAAAATTGAAGCCGTCGACAATTTCGAAAAACTGAAATCAGAAAATCCTCAACTCACCGACTCTCCCACTCTCCCACTCTCCGACTCAATAGCACTTCCTGCTTTCGTCGATTCGCACACCCACATCTGTTTCGGAGGAAACCGAGCCAATGATTTCGCGATGAGAAACGCCGGAAAAACCTATCTGGAAATTGCGGAAAGCGGCGGAGGAATATGGAGTTCTGTACAACACACCAGAAATGCATCTGAAGAAGAATTATTAAAAACAACTTTAGAAAGAATCAATTTTCTAATTTCATTGGGAATTACCACCATCGAAATAAAATCCGGTTACGGTTTGGATTTGGAAAACGAGCTGAAAATGCTCCGCGTCATCAAAAAAGCACAGACATTAACAAAAGCCACATTGGTTCCGACCTGTCTTTCCGCCCATTTGAAACCGAGAGATTTCGAGGGAACTTCCAAAGAATTTTTAGACTATATTTTAGAACACATTTTACCTAAAGTTAAAGAAGAAAACCTTGCAAACCGTATCGATATCTTTATCGAGAAATCGGCATTCCAACCTGATGAGAGCAAAGAATTTTTATTAAAAGCAAAAAGTTTAGGTTTTGATATCACCGTTCACGCCGACCAATTCACTCCCGGAAGTTCGAGAATCGCGGTAGAAGTCGGCGCAAAATCTGCCGATCATCTGGAAGCAACCACCGATGAAGATTTGCAGTTTTTGGCTCAATCAGAGACGGTGGCAACTGCGCTTCCCGGCGCAAGTTTGGGACTGGGCGAAAAATTTACTCCCGCAAGAAAAATCCTTGACCACAACGGAATTCTCGCCATCGCAAGCGACTGGAATCCCGGTTCCGCACCAATGGGAAACTTAATTACCCAAGCTTCAATTCTTGCCACTTTTGAAAAACTTTCGACTGCTGAAGTTTTGGCGGGAATCACTTTCCGCTCTGCATTTGCCTTAGGATTGGAAGATCGCGGGAAACTGGAAAAAGGTATGAAGGGAGATTTCGTCACCTTTAAAACCGACAATTTCCAGAACGTTCTCTATCAACAGGGAAGTTTGAAGCCGGAGCACATTTTCATTAACGGAGAAAAAATAGAAATATAA
- a CDS encoding four helix bundle protein, producing the protein MITDFAEMPVWQKAMDIAEICFDISENLPRKEDYALTSQLRRSAESISSNIAEGFGRRTSKDKTHFYDISRGSAFETKSHLIYGVRVKYFKEEDYIRNEKLIKEVVHELNKITNYLLK; encoded by the coding sequence ATGATTACTGATTTTGCAGAAATGCCGGTTTGGCAGAAAGCAATGGACATCGCTGAAATATGTTTTGATATTTCAGAAAACCTCCCACGGAAAGAAGACTACGCCTTAACCTCACAATTAAGAAGATCTGCTGAAAGTATCTCTTCGAATATCGCAGAAGGTTTTGGCAGAAGAACCTCCAAAGACAAAACCCATTTCTACGATATTTCCCGTGGATCAGCTTTTGAAACAAAAAGCCATTTAATCTACGGAGTTCGAGTAAAGTATTTTAAAGAAGAAGATTACATAAGAAACGAAAAGCTAATTAAAGAAGTGGTTCACGAACTCAATAAAATAACTAATTACCTCCTGAAATAA
- the ruvB gene encoding Holliday junction branch migration DNA helicase RuvB, whose amino-acid sequence MPDFLHPDKENYSHDELLQEEKIRPQSFSDFAGQRKTLDNLEVFVAAAKNRGGALDHVLLHGPPGLGKTTLAHIIANELGVNCKITSGPVLDKPGSLAGLLTNLEENDVLFIDEIHRLSPIVEEYLYSAMEDYKIDIMLETGPNARSVQIGLNPFTLVGATTRSGMLTKPMLARFGIQSRLEYYTVELLGMIIERSARVLGVKIYEDAALEIARRSRGTPRIANALLRRVRDFAEIKGNGEIEINITKYALNSLNVDEFGLDDMDNKIMRVMIENFRGKPVGISALATSIGENPETLEEVYEPFLIQEGFIIRTPRGREVTEKAYRHLKIVKPKNPGELF is encoded by the coding sequence ATGCCCGATTTCTTACACCCCGACAAAGAAAATTATTCCCACGACGAACTGCTGCAGGAGGAGAAAATCCGGCCGCAGAGTTTCAGTGATTTTGCGGGGCAAAGGAAAACTTTGGACAACCTCGAAGTTTTTGTAGCGGCAGCGAAAAACCGTGGCGGAGCTTTGGACCACGTTCTTCTACACGGTCCTCCCGGATTGGGAAAGACGACTTTGGCACATATTATTGCCAATGAATTGGGCGTAAACTGCAAAATAACTTCGGGTCCCGTTCTCGACAAACCGGGAAGTTTGGCGGGACTTTTAACCAATCTTGAAGAAAACGACGTGCTTTTCATCGACGAGATTCACCGGCTTTCGCCGATTGTGGAAGAATATCTCTATTCCGCAATGGAAGATTACAAAATCGACATTATGCTCGAAACCGGTCCCAATGCACGTAGCGTTCAGATTGGTCTGAATCCTTTTACCTTAGTCGGAGCCACGACTCGAAGCGGAATGCTCACCAAACCGATGCTCGCAAGATTCGGAATCCAAAGTCGGTTGGAATATTATACCGTCGAACTGTTGGGAATGATTATCGAAAGGAGCGCGAGAGTTTTGGGGGTGAAAATCTACGAAGATGCCGCTCTCGAAATCGCCAGAAGAAGCCGCGGAACTCCCAGAATTGCAAATGCACTCTTACGTAGAGTTCGTGATTTTGCCGAGATTAAAGGCAACGGAGAAATTGAGATCAACATTACCAAATACGCCCTGAATTCATTGAATGTGGATGAATTCGGGTTGGATGATATGGATAATAAAATTATGCGTGTGATGATCGAAAATTTCCGTGGGAAACCGGTGGGAATTTCTGCATTGGCAACTTCAATCGGGGAAAATCCCGAAACGTTGGAAGAAGTGTACGAACCGTTCCTCATTCAGGAAGGTTTCATCATCAGAACTCCGCGCGGAAGGGAGGTAACCGAGAAAGCGTACCGGCATTTGAAAATTGTAAAACCGAAAAATCCGGGGGAACTGTTTTAA
- a CDS encoding MBL fold metallo-hydrolase: MKLYPIQCGKFKLDGGAMFGVVPKTLWQRTNPADENNLIELGTRSLLVEDGKKLILIDCGLGNKQDEKFFGHYSLWFDDSLDKNLKKYGFVREDITDVFLTHLHFDHCGGAIEWNDDKTGYRPAFKNAHFWTNENHWKWATEPNPREKASFLKENILPMQESGQLNFLPIPQNGNYGFAPDLKMDVIFVDGHTEKQMLPVIQYQEKTVVFAADLIPTAGHIPQVYVMGYDTRPLLTMEEKGKFLKQCIDNEYLLFFEHDAHHELASLKMTERGVRLDETFSMNEVFGY; this comes from the coding sequence ATGAAACTTTACCCGATACAATGCGGAAAATTTAAACTCGACGGTGGTGCGATGTTCGGCGTCGTCCCAAAAACGCTTTGGCAAAGGACGAATCCCGCCGATGAAAATAATTTAATAGAACTCGGAACCCGTTCACTTTTGGTGGAGGACGGCAAAAAACTCATCCTGATCGATTGCGGACTCGGAAACAAGCAGGACGAGAAATTCTTCGGGCACTACTCACTTTGGTTCGACGATTCTTTGGATAAGAATTTAAAGAAATATGGCTTTGTGCGCGAAGATATTACCGACGTTTTCCTCACGCACCTTCATTTCGACCACTGCGGCGGTGCGATTGAGTGGAACGACGACAAAACCGGCTACAGACCTGCGTTCAAAAATGCGCATTTCTGGACGAATGAAAATCACTGGAAATGGGCTACAGAACCCAATCCGCGTGAGAAGGCAAGTTTCCTTAAAGAAAATATTCTGCCGATGCAGGAAAGCGGACAGCTCAATTTTTTACCGATTCCTCAAAACGGAAATTACGGTTTCGCACCAGATCTGAAAATGGATGTGATTTTTGTGGACGGACATACCGAAAAACAGATGCTTCCCGTGATTCAGTATCAGGAAAAAACAGTTGTTTTCGCGGCCGATTTAATTCCTACAGCGGGACACATTCCGCAGGTTTATGTGATGGGTTACGATACCCGACCACTTTTGACCATGGAGGAAAAAGGAAAATTTCTGAAACAGTGCATCGATAACGAATACCTGCTTTTCTTCGAGCATGATGCACATCATGAACTGGCTTCCTTAAAAATGACGGAAAGAGGAGTTCGTTTGGATGAAACCTTTTCGATGAACGAAGTCTTTGGTTATTAA
- the coaE gene encoding dephospho-CoA kinase (Dephospho-CoA kinase (CoaE) performs the final step in coenzyme A biosynthesis.) has product MDEESFHTNSKIIGLTGGIGSGKSTVAKFIEEMGFPVYYSDLRAKEIVNDDENLKVGITQLLGENAYDVQGLYNRKYVSELVFNNEDLLHQLNGMIHPAVKYDFENWVSRQTKDFVFKETALLFELKLNESCYQSILVTADDNLRLKRVMDRDGKTYREVESVMNKQMPEKDKVKLADFVIYNNEGIDELRAETEKVIQKLLLQETP; this is encoded by the coding sequence ATGGACGAAGAAAGTTTTCACACTAATTCAAAGATTATCGGCTTAACCGGCGGAATCGGTTCGGGGAAATCTACCGTGGCAAAATTCATTGAGGAGATGGGTTTTCCGGTGTATTATTCGGATCTGAGAGCAAAAGAAATTGTGAATGATGATGAAAACCTTAAAGTGGGAATCACTCAGCTGTTGGGAGAAAACGCTTATGACGTACAAGGACTTTATAACCGAAAATACGTTTCCGAACTGGTTTTTAATAATGAGGATTTGCTGCACCAATTGAACGGAATGATTCATCCTGCGGTGAAATACGATTTTGAGAACTGGGTTTCGCGGCAAACTAAAGATTTCGTTTTTAAAGAAACGGCGCTTCTTTTTGAATTAAAGTTAAACGAAAGCTGCTACCAATCGATCCTCGTAACTGCGGACGACAATCTACGGCTGAAACGCGTGATGGACCGCGACGGAAAAACCTACCGAGAAGTTGAAAGTGTGATGAACAAGCAGATGCCGGAAAAAGACAAAGTCAAACTCGCAGATTTTGTTATTTACAATAACGAGGGAATCGATGAATTGCGCGCTGAAACTGAAAAAGTGATCCAGAAGTTGCTGTTGCAGGAAACCCCTTAG